Proteins encoded in a region of the Puntigrus tetrazona isolate hp1 chromosome 12, ASM1883169v1, whole genome shotgun sequence genome:
- the LOC122355667 gene encoding galanin receptor 2a → MNASQQIHFSSYWKVESVIISVIFSLIFLVGTVGNCLVLAVLIRNGQINTKSTNLFILNLGLADLCFIVFCVPLQATIYTMDEWVFGQFVCKAVHFIIYLTMYASIFTLAAVSLDRYLAIRYPLRSRETRTPRNALTSISLVWALSLFFSSPYLSYYQQMDLDGTTVCIPAWNTHHRRAMDVCTFIFGYLIPVLILGITYARTIRYLWTSVDPMQDMSESRKAKRKVTKMIIIVAALFCLCWLPHHLVILCMWFGHFPLNHTTYVLRILSHLVAYTNSCLNPIVYALVSKHFRKGFKKVFGCSFRNRVVNRIHAVQPAQMVSLMEAASCEGSNHSDGSNRGRLWSKSSKKMMTSAFMTFNVT, encoded by the exons ATGAACGCATCTCAGCAGATCCACTTCTCTTCCTACTGGAAAGTTGAGTCGGTAATCATTTCTGTCATATTCTCGCTTATTTTTTTGGTTGGTACCGTGGGGAACTGTCTTGTGCTCGCGGTTCTCATTCGCAACGGACAGATAAACACAAAGAGCACCAACCTGTTCATCCTGAACCTCGGGCTTGCGGACCTCTGTTTCATCGTCTTCTGCGTGCCTCTCCAGGCTACCATCTACACCATGGACGAGTGGGTTTTTGGACAGTTTGTGTGCAAAGCTGTGCACTTTATCATCTACCTGACCATGTACGCGAGCATCTTTACTCTGGCAGCGGTGTCTCTGGACAG ATATCTTGCCATTCGATATCCTCTTCGCTCAAGAGAGACCAGAACTCCTCGTAATGCTCTGACCTCCATCAGCCTCGTTTGGGCTCTATCGCTGTTCTTCTCCAGCCCTTATCTCAGCTACTACCAGCAGATGGATCTAGACGGGACCACCGTTTGCATCCCGGCGTGGAACACCCACCATCGTCGAGCCATGGACGTCTGCACCTTCATATTCGGCTACCTTATCCCGGTCCTCATTCTCGGCATCACGTACGCCCGCACCATCCGCTACCTCTGGACCTCCGTGGACCCCATGCAGGACATGTCGGAATCCCGCAAGGCCAAGCGCAAGGTGACCAAGATGATAATCATCGTGGCTGCGCTCTTCTGTTTATGCTGGCTGCCGCATCACCTGGTTATCTTGTGCATGTGGTTCGGCCACTTCCCGCTCAACCACACAACCTACGTACTCCGCATCCTCTCTCACCTGGTGGCCTACACCAACTCCTGCCTGAACCCCATCGTCTACGCCCTGGTGTCTAAACACTTTCGAAAGGGCTTCAAGAAGGTGTTTGGCTGCTCGTTTCGTAACCGGGTCGTAAACCGGATCCACGCCGTGCAGCCGGCGCAGATGGTGAGCCTGATGGAAGCTGCTTCATGCGAAGGATCCAATCATAGCGACGGGTCAAACCGGGGTCGCCTTTGGAGCAAAAGTAGCAAGAAGATGATGACGAGTGCCTTCATGACATTTAATGTGACATAA
- the si:ch211-250n8.1 gene encoding uncharacterized protein si:ch211-250n8.1 isoform X1 — protein MPAKDPLIETLKVCILNLKSEGSVTDSNPHLSSCCELLELILRKGLQQPVLSLAHRDYWNCFEQLLHHDTCGRLSSVSLAVQQTTACSKLITSQGRGRFFIRLMLMRRTLGNVVKHLLHTNRVIEWYCPNIAILRNEEFVEPFLSLSMVLSEMNFKISIENCSFLDESWLLPVCQIYEAVPCRELGMVLRYLDGRVFVLDLLQGSQAQVDMFAEPGDIIDEINGISLRNASNGQAGVVLSKMKSQPLSIHLIRWRGGDGSIYQPLVKHLRQLKQEKPSLQFGPKATSQQDRTAGQKRGQTQCVKDGRILYGVHLLGKANIGMHGGKEALQHVIPVVLESSQARKEVLLDVKETHLTCIDKSNKQELFQHHFPEISCVGRFGSQPDLTIFAFCVLDSPQTGKQSGFCCVVLQAATSSECEEIVNRIAAGFKHTEWFV, from the exons ATGCCTGCAAAAGACCCACTTATCGAAACACTTAAAG TGTGCATTCTGAACTTGAAATCGGAAGGCAGTGTGACTGACTCCAACCCACACCTCTCATCCTGCTGTGAGCTCCTGGAACTTATACTGCGAAAGGGATTGCAGC agCCTGTTCTCAGTTTGGCACATAGAGATTACTGGAATTGTTTTGAACAGCTTCTGCATCACGACACATGTGGCAG GTTGAGTTCAGTTTCTTTAGCCGTGCAGCAGACCACGGCCTGCAGCAAACTCATCACTTCTCAAGGCCGAGGACGCTTCTTCATACGGCTCATGCTGATGAGGAGAACCCTGGGAAATGTTGTGAAACATTTGCTGCACACGAACAGGGTCATTGAG tGGTATTGCCCTAATATCGCTATTCTGAGAAATGAGGAGTTTGTTG AACCGTTTCTTTCGCTGTCTATGGTGCTATCAGAAATGAACTTTAAGATCAGTATTGAG AACTGCAGCTTCTTGGATGAAAGCTGGTTGCTTCCG GTGTGTCAGATCTATGAAGCTGTTCCCTGTCGAGAGCTGGGGATGGTGCTCAG gtaCCTAGACGGACGGGTCTTTGTACTAGACCTGCTTCAGGGTAGTCAAGCTCAGGTGGATATGTTTGCAGAGCCTGGTGACATCATTGATGAAATCAATGGGATATCACTGAGGAATGCTAGCAATGGACAG GCAGGTGTGGTTCTATCTAAGATGAAGAGTCAGCCCCTTTCCATTCACTTGATACGTTGGAGAGGAGGAGATGGGTCTATCTATCAGCCGCTGGTCAAACACTTACGGCAGCTCAAACAGGAAAAACCCTCACTTCAGTTTGGCCCAAAAGCTACCTCTCAGCAGGACAGAACTGCGGGTCAGAAAAGAGGGCAGACGCAGTGTGTGAAAGACGGCAG GATCCTGTACGGCGTGCACCTCTTAGGAAAAGCAAACATAGGAATG caCGGCGGTAAGGAGGCCCTGCAGCATGTCATTCCTGTGGTTCTGGAGAGCAGTCAGGCAAGAAAG GAAGTACTGCTGGATGTAAAGGAGACGCATCTGACCTGCATAGACAAGTCCAATAAGcag GAGCTGTTTCAACACCATTTTCCTGAGATATCGTGTGTTGGGAGGTTTGGAAGCCAACCCGATTTaaccatttttgctttttgtgtatt AGATTCACCGCAAACGGGCAAACAGTCAGGCTTCTGTTGCGTGGTCCTACAGGCCGCCACAAGCAGCGAGTGTGAAGAGATTGTTAACCGTATAG CCGCTGGGTTCAAACATACGGAATGGTTTGTATGA
- the si:ch211-250n8.1 gene encoding uncharacterized protein si:ch211-250n8.1 isoform X2, giving the protein MYTVIQRFTNCQQPVLSLAHRDYWNCFEQLLHHDTCGRLSSVSLAVQQTTACSKLITSQGRGRFFIRLMLMRRTLGNVVKHLLHTNRVIEWYCPNIAILRNEEFVEPFLSLSMVLSEMNFKISIENCSFLDESWLLPVCQIYEAVPCRELGMVLRYLDGRVFVLDLLQGSQAQVDMFAEPGDIIDEINGISLRNASNGQAGVVLSKMKSQPLSIHLIRWRGGDGSIYQPLVKHLRQLKQEKPSLQFGPKATSQQDRTAGQKRGQTQCVKDGRILYGVHLLGKANIGMHGGKEALQHVIPVVLESSQARKEVLLDVKETHLTCIDKSNKQELFQHHFPEISCVGRFGSQPDLTIFAFCVLDSPQTGKQSGFCCVVLQAATSSECEEIVNRIAAGFKHTEWFV; this is encoded by the exons ATGTATACAGTGATTCAGCGCTTCACAAACTGTCAAC agCCTGTTCTCAGTTTGGCACATAGAGATTACTGGAATTGTTTTGAACAGCTTCTGCATCACGACACATGTGGCAG GTTGAGTTCAGTTTCTTTAGCCGTGCAGCAGACCACGGCCTGCAGCAAACTCATCACTTCTCAAGGCCGAGGACGCTTCTTCATACGGCTCATGCTGATGAGGAGAACCCTGGGAAATGTTGTGAAACATTTGCTGCACACGAACAGGGTCATTGAG tGGTATTGCCCTAATATCGCTATTCTGAGAAATGAGGAGTTTGTTG AACCGTTTCTTTCGCTGTCTATGGTGCTATCAGAAATGAACTTTAAGATCAGTATTGAG AACTGCAGCTTCTTGGATGAAAGCTGGTTGCTTCCG GTGTGTCAGATCTATGAAGCTGTTCCCTGTCGAGAGCTGGGGATGGTGCTCAG gtaCCTAGACGGACGGGTCTTTGTACTAGACCTGCTTCAGGGTAGTCAAGCTCAGGTGGATATGTTTGCAGAGCCTGGTGACATCATTGATGAAATCAATGGGATATCACTGAGGAATGCTAGCAATGGACAG GCAGGTGTGGTTCTATCTAAGATGAAGAGTCAGCCCCTTTCCATTCACTTGATACGTTGGAGAGGAGGAGATGGGTCTATCTATCAGCCGCTGGTCAAACACTTACGGCAGCTCAAACAGGAAAAACCCTCACTTCAGTTTGGCCCAAAAGCTACCTCTCAGCAGGACAGAACTGCGGGTCAGAAAAGAGGGCAGACGCAGTGTGTGAAAGACGGCAG GATCCTGTACGGCGTGCACCTCTTAGGAAAAGCAAACATAGGAATG caCGGCGGTAAGGAGGCCCTGCAGCATGTCATTCCTGTGGTTCTGGAGAGCAGTCAGGCAAGAAAG GAAGTACTGCTGGATGTAAAGGAGACGCATCTGACCTGCATAGACAAGTCCAATAAGcag GAGCTGTTTCAACACCATTTTCCTGAGATATCGTGTGTTGGGAGGTTTGGAAGCCAACCCGATTTaaccatttttgctttttgtgtatt AGATTCACCGCAAACGGGCAAACAGTCAGGCTTCTGTTGCGTGGTCCTACAGGCCGCCACAAGCAGCGAGTGTGAAGAGATTGTTAACCGTATAG CCGCTGGGTTCAAACATACGGAATGGTTTGTATGA
- the unk gene encoding RING finger protein unkempt homolog, protein MSKAPSQPGSSGAAANLGPSSSSSCSSPSAGGTTSPANVLHAQPEKPQHYTYLKEFRTEQCPLFVQHKCTQHRPFTCFHWHFLNQRRRRPIRRRDGTFNYSPDVYCVKYDEGTGTCPDGDECPFLHRTAGDTERRYHLRYYKTGSCIHETDGKGHCSKNGPHCAFAHGSHDLRSPVYDIREVQVLEAQSATGLVEGSSGEGQSGVVASTALIEKILSEDPRWQDNSFVLSHYKTELCKKPPRLCRQGYACPYYHNSKDRRRSPHKHKYRALPCPSVKHSDEWGDPSKCESGESCQYCHTRTEQQFHPEIYKSTKCNDIQQSGNCPRGPFCAFAHLEKVTISDEHLAAHCSSPPLETSCCAPLEDFSQSGPSGTTEEGLLGRVLFEESSSFDASLGGEGGYGKAPGFEREDQARHRSFSMEQRSRDISSMHSKQDLLVFLPVGSPLSMSSSIPSSLAATPPSPAPPGPSSGMNANALPFYPTSDTVESVVESALDDLDLNDFGVSALEKSLESSALPSMGLMLGGSQLQSSAPVNIPGSLSSPSPFRSPSPSPPIRAHHSPFLSAQLPQPSQSESSFLGTSHGSLGLNGMSSSIWEHFSTGQSSPGTPPALLSTGSMYTEASRLKQEVEEAHRVLKHWDHSWRQMAQSLAVLKADAEDARLLAGQLGMEAERARQAEVEAQQQAAFLEEALESLRHAENPHLQLHQLQLLHRLPLSSICSLQAQICSCLRTVEQAVFRKQRLCCVSCDEMGSVTLPCQHGLHCERCAASTECPLCTEHQQSMNIPQS, encoded by the exons ATGTCGAAAGCACCATCTCAGCCCGGTTCTTCGGGTGCCGCGGCCAACCTAGGACCTTCATCgtcctcctcctgctcctcacCCTCGGCAGGCGGCACGACGTCCCCCGCCAACGTGCTGCACGCACAGCCCGAGAAACCCCAGCACTACAC GTATTTGAAAGAGTTTAGGACAGAGCAGTGTCCCTTATTTGTGCAGCACAAGTGCACTCAGCACCGGCCCTTCACCTGCTTCCACTGGCACTTCCTGAACCAGAGGCGACGGAGGCCCATTCGCAGACGAGATGGAACATTTAATTACAGCCCTGATGTGTACTGTGTTAAATACGACGAGGGCACGGGGACATGCCCCGACGGAGATGA GTGTCCGTTTCTGCACCGGACAGCTGGAGACACGGAGAGGCGGTATCACCTGCGGTACTATAAGACTGGTTCCTGTATCCACGAGACTGATGGGAAGGGTCACTGCAGTAAGAACGGCCCTCACTGTGCCTTTGCTCACGGCTCCCATGACCTCCGTAGCCCCGTTTATGACATCAG AGAGGTTCAGGTATTAGAAGCCCAATCTGCTACTGGTTTGGTTGAGGGATCGTCCGGAGAAGGGCAGTCAGGAGTTGTGGCCAGCACTGCACTCATAGAGAAGATCCTGAGTGAAGATCCACGCTGGCAAG ACAACAGTTTCGTCCTCTCCCATTACAAGACGGAGCTTTGCAAAAAGCCTCCCCGCTTGTGCCGTCAGGGCTATGCATGTCCTTACTATCACAACAGCAAAGACCGCAGACGGAGccctcacaaacacaaatacag AGCCCTGCCGTGTCCCTCAGTGAAGCACAGTGATGAGTGGGGGGACCCGAGTAAATGTGAGAGCGGAGAAAGCTGCCAGTACTGCCACACTCGGACAGAGCAGCAGttccacccggag atCTACAAATCCACGaaatgcaatgacattcagCAGAGCGGCAACTGTCCGAGAGGGCCGTTTTGTGCTTTTGCTCATTTAGAAA AAGTGACTATCAGTGATGAGCATCTGGCCGCACATTGCAGTTCACCTCCTCTAGAAACTTCCTGCTGTGCTCCGTTAGAAGACTTCAGTCAGAGCGGGCCGAGCGGCACCACAGAGGAGGGGCTGCTGGGAAGGGTTCTTTTTGAAGAGTCCTCCAGTTTCGATGCCAGTCTGGGAGGAGAGGGGGGTTATGGGAAAGCTCCTGGGTTTGAGAGGGAAGACCAG gCCAGACATAGAAGTTTTTCAATGGAACAGCGGAGCAGAGACATCTCATCCATGCACAGCAAACAG GATTTGTTGGTGTTCCTGCCGGTCGGCAGCCCTCTCAGTATGTCCTCCAGCATCCCTTCCAGTCTAGCAGCCACCCCTCCCAGCCCTGCACCCCCCGGCCCGTCCTCAGGCATGAACGCCAACGCTCTTCCCTTCTACCCTACAAGTGACACAGTGGAGTCTGTAGTGG AGTCGGCATTGGATGATCTAGACCTGAATGACTTTGGAGTCTCTGCTCTTGAGAAAAGTCTGGAGAGTTCAGCTTTGCCCAGCATGGGCCTCATGTTGG GAGGCAGTCAGCTGCAGAGTTCAGCACCTGTTAACATCCCTGGCTCCCTCAGTAGCCCCTCCCCCTTCAGGTCGCCCTCGCCTTCTCCACCAATCAGAGCCCACCACTCTCCATTCCTCTCTGCACAGTTGCCGCAgcccagccaatcagagagcagcttttTGGGGACCTCCCATGGATCTTTAG GTTTAAATGGCATGAGCAGCAGTATTTGGGAACATTTTTCAACAGGCCAAAGTTCGCCAGGTACCCCTCCTGCCCTGCTTTCCACAGGGAGCATGTACACTGAGGCGTCACGtctcaaacaggaagtggaggaGGCGCACAGGGTGCTAAAACACTGGGACCACAGCTGGAGACAGATGGCTCAG TCACTGGCGGTCTTAAAAGCAGACGCTGAGGACGCTCGTCTCTTGGCGGGGCAGCTGGGTATGGAGGCAGAGCGAGCTCGACAGGCTGAAGTGGAAGCGCAACAGCAAGCGGCTTTCCTGGAGGAGGCGCTAGAGAGCCTACGGCATGCAGAAAACCCACATCTCCAGCTTCACCAGCTACAGTTACTGCACAGACTTCCCCTGAGCTCCATCTGCAGCCTGCAGGCACAGATCTGCTCCTGCTTACGCACTGTAGAACAG GCTGTGTTCAGGAAGCAGAGATTATGTTGTGTATCTTGCGATGAGATGGGATCAGTGACGTTGCCATGCCAACATGGCCTGCACTGCGAGCGATGCGCAGCGTCGACAGAATGCCCGCTTTGCACCGAACACCAGCAGAGCATGAACATCCCGCAGTCATAA